The following proteins come from a genomic window of Terribacillus aidingensis:
- a CDS encoding ECF transporter S component codes for MKNWRMKDIVVMAALAVVFGIVYLLFLPVNVIMMGIVGPIGTDIIFGVWFLVSIVAAYIIQKPGVALVSEIIAGIVEVLIGSSVGPIVILSAIVQGLGAEAAFAITRYRSYHVLVLMGAGVGAAITSFIWGYFRGGFVALDPSYVVLMLIVRIISGAVISGLIGKAISEALAKTGTLTSFPLGKTYRQRKAG; via the coding sequence ATGAAAAACTGGCGCATGAAAGATATCGTAGTCATGGCGGCACTCGCTGTTGTATTCGGGATTGTTTATCTCTTGTTCTTGCCGGTCAACGTCATCATGATGGGGATTGTCGGACCAATCGGAACCGATATCATCTTCGGAGTATGGTTCCTCGTCTCCATCGTTGCAGCTTATATCATTCAAAAACCCGGTGTTGCACTGGTATCGGAAATAATAGCCGGAATTGTCGAAGTACTGATTGGAAGCAGCGTCGGACCGATTGTCATCCTTTCGGCTATTGTTCAGGGACTCGGAGCTGAAGCAGCATTTGCCATCACACGCTATCGCTCTTATCATGTCCTTGTTTTGATGGGGGCTGGTGTTGGGGCCGCCATCACAAGTTTCATATGGGGATATTTCCGCGGCGGTTTTGTCGCCCTTGACCCTTCTTACGTTGTGCTTATGCTTATAGTCCGGATCATCAGCGGAGCTGTCATAAGCGGCTTGATCGGCAAAGCCATCAGTGAGGCGCTGGCTAAAACAGGAACTTTGACAAGCTTTCCCCTTGGTAAAACCTATCGCCAGCGAAAAGCAGGATGA
- a CDS encoding YkoF family thiamine/hydroxymethylpyrimidine-binding protein produces MMEIQNYCGTSRIAGCSFSVYPMADRFKEIILEALRTVDTSKVWIETDDVTTLVRGRIPHVFDVTSAIFLAAAKDGDHVVFNGTYSIGCPGDSTGDVYMAEDETKLNLPKVKDMKLETASKFSLYPLGGGNYMDTIYTQIDNMRSRGITVSKSHYSTRLDGNAFDVFMGLEHVFTETEASGSSHTVMTVTMSANSPSAKGVIK; encoded by the coding sequence ATGATGGAAATTCAAAATTATTGCGGGACCAGTCGGATTGCCGGCTGCAGTTTTTCGGTTTATCCAATGGCTGACAGGTTCAAAGAAATTATATTAGAGGCACTGAGAACCGTGGATACGTCGAAAGTATGGATTGAGACGGACGATGTCACTACACTAGTTCGCGGGAGAATACCGCATGTATTCGATGTCACCTCTGCTATTTTCCTTGCAGCAGCCAAAGATGGCGATCATGTTGTGTTCAATGGTACATATTCCATCGGCTGTCCTGGAGATTCCACTGGGGACGTATACATGGCCGAGGACGAAACAAAGCTGAACCTACCTAAAGTAAAAGATATGAAGCTTGAAACAGCATCCAAATTCTCGCTTTATCCTTTAGGCGGCGGAAATTACATGGACACCATCTATACGCAAATTGATAATATGCGCTCTCGAGGAATCACTGTTTCCAAATCCCATTATTCCACTCGTCTTGATGGCAATGCTTTTGACGTCTTTATGGGTTTGGAGCATGTTTTCACTGAAACGGAGGCTTCCGGATCATCTCACACCGTAATGACGGTGACAATGTCTGCGAACAGTCCGTCTGCCAAGGGGGTAATCAAATGA
- a CDS encoding magnesium transporter CorA family protein, which translates to MEKHAFSGTAWEWLQLDEKKDLEKKDELNAYTIHIPWVKHIHSSDTNSLQMETTNQDSLALWGSLIYVQEAAKKEEKHLFHFFVKENTLLTTALDFKLLPTTTKDDILAKMQNADNAIEGFMILLGEIISAFLHKIDQYEVRLKDLLWQVKENNDTKLLNKIAENRHEILVWKNFLIPFIEVKTGVVEAFGEGYTDNIHFKRTHYRVERCENLVRAYEEEIRGLIDFEDVVSSFRGNEIMKTLTVMTVLFTPVMALGALWGMNFDNMPELKWKFGYAGALILILLSTLLVYLFLKAKGWTGDMLESKKKQKYVD; encoded by the coding sequence ATGGAGAAGCACGCTTTTTCAGGTACTGCATGGGAGTGGCTTCAGTTAGATGAGAAGAAGGATTTAGAGAAAAAAGACGAGCTAAACGCGTACACCATACATATTCCATGGGTAAAACATATACATTCTTCCGACACGAATAGTCTGCAGATGGAGACGACAAATCAGGACTCTCTGGCTCTTTGGGGCTCGCTCATATATGTCCAGGAAGCAGCCAAGAAGGAAGAAAAGCATCTTTTTCACTTCTTTGTAAAAGAGAACACGCTGCTGACAACTGCACTTGATTTTAAGCTGCTGCCGACTACAACAAAAGATGATATTCTCGCTAAAATGCAAAATGCGGACAATGCGATTGAAGGATTTATGATCCTCCTTGGAGAAATCATTTCAGCTTTTTTACATAAAATCGATCAATATGAAGTCAGATTGAAGGACTTGCTTTGGCAGGTGAAAGAGAATAATGATACAAAGCTGCTTAACAAAATTGCTGAAAATCGGCATGAGATATTAGTATGGAAGAACTTTTTGATTCCCTTCATAGAGGTTAAAACTGGTGTAGTCGAAGCATTCGGTGAGGGATATACTGATAACATACATTTTAAACGAACACACTATCGTGTTGAGCGCTGTGAGAATCTTGTTAGAGCGTATGAAGAGGAAATCAGAGGTTTAATTGACTTTGAAGATGTTGTCTCTTCTTTTAGAGGCAATGAAATTATGAAGACACTGACTGTTATGACTGTACTTTTCACACCAGTCATGGCGCTCGGCGCATTATGGGGCATGAACTTCGATAATATGCCTGAATTGAAGTGGAAGTTCGGGTATGCAGGAGCCCTCATCTTAATACTCCTTTCGACTCTTCTGGTTTACTTGTTCTTAAAGGCGAAGGGCTGGACAGGAGATATGCTCGAGTCGAAGAAAAAGCAAAAATATGTGGATTAA
- a CDS encoding erythromycin esterase family protein: MDLKTIQSIKKYAIPLTGEAELSIISERAGNAKFALLGEASHGTSEFYTVRAEITKKLITEKGFTFVAVEGDWPACQAVNRYIKGYDTVSGSAREVLSSFNRWPTWMWANEEIIDLIEWMKTYNEKHDVQPKVGFYGIDMYSLWESMEEVISYLTKIDSPDVEIAKKAFTCFEPFNRDNQEYAVSAGLYSEGCIDEVAKLLATIQKKKDQYPCEEELRLNLEVNALVAYNAEHYYRSMVVRDEESWNIRDTHMVHALNEVMKFYGSKAKAIVWEHNTHVGDARATDMAHNGMVNVGELIRQQNAQEDVYIIGFGTNRGTVIAADEWGVNHDVKIVPKAIGGSWEDLMHRAGAFDKMLFFDTENKHLFQQKIGHRAIGVVYRPEFEQFGNYVPSHMSQRYDGFIYIDETSALRPLAVERVLL, encoded by the coding sequence ATGGATTTAAAGACAATACAATCAATCAAAAAATACGCAATACCACTAACTGGTGAAGCTGAATTAAGTATCATAAGTGAAAGGGCCGGCAATGCAAAATTTGCCTTGCTTGGAGAAGCGTCGCATGGTACATCTGAGTTCTATACCGTACGTGCGGAGATAACCAAAAAGCTGATTACAGAAAAGGGTTTTACATTTGTAGCAGTAGAAGGAGACTGGCCCGCTTGTCAGGCTGTTAACCGCTACATCAAGGGTTACGACACGGTAAGCGGCTCAGCTCGGGAGGTCCTTAGCAGTTTTAATCGATGGCCGACGTGGATGTGGGCGAATGAAGAAATTATTGATTTGATCGAGTGGATGAAGACATACAATGAAAAGCACGATGTGCAGCCAAAAGTTGGCTTCTACGGAATAGACATGTACAGTCTTTGGGAATCCATGGAGGAAGTGATTTCGTACTTAACGAAGATTGATTCTCCTGACGTCGAAATTGCCAAAAAAGCATTTACTTGTTTTGAACCATTCAACAGAGACAATCAGGAATATGCTGTTTCTGCTGGTCTATATTCTGAAGGCTGTATTGATGAGGTTGCAAAGCTATTAGCAACGATTCAAAAAAAGAAAGATCAGTATCCATGTGAAGAGGAGCTCCGTCTTAACCTGGAGGTAAATGCGCTCGTAGCTTATAATGCCGAGCATTATTACCGCTCGATGGTCGTTCGAGATGAAGAATCATGGAATATAAGGGATACACATATGGTGCATGCTCTGAACGAGGTTATGAAGTTTTATGGCTCAAAAGCTAAGGCGATTGTCTGGGAGCATAATACACATGTTGGAGACGCCAGAGCCACTGACATGGCGCATAATGGAATGGTCAATGTCGGCGAGCTTATACGGCAGCAAAATGCTCAGGAAGATGTGTATATCATCGGATTCGGTACGAACAGAGGAACAGTAATAGCTGCGGATGAATGGGGAGTCAATCATGATGTGAAGATTGTTCCAAAAGCAATTGGGGGATCATGGGAGGACCTCATGCATAGAGCCGGCGCATTTGATAAAATGCTCTTTTTCGATACAGAGAATAAACATTTATTCCAGCAGAAGATCGGACATCGCGCGATAGGTGTAGTGTATCGACCGGAGTTTGAACAGTTTGGTAATTATGTGCCTTCTCATATGTCACAGCGCTATGATGGGTTCATCTATATTGATGAAACGAGTGCTTTAAGGCCTTTGGCAGTCGAGAGAGTTTTGCTTTAA
- a CDS encoding PAS domain S-box protein, which produces MSEDISKINYREVIEYSLDPLIVHTDLKIIYVNHAAELFFNGKREDIIGASPLDIFHESSKSAIRKRIQSAYAKPAEVIEESIFKLDGTTADVELYCHPVLIEDTKAIQTYVRDISEKKLTERKSQELMNQINELSATLVPLLNGIAILPLVGSIDEERAKHLLNLVPIKAKQQNVHSLIIDFSGILQLDKVVTDYLFKINHVLSMLGIKSVFTGMRPELAIEAVEMDISLLSSPTMSTVKDALDYLGVH; this is translated from the coding sequence ATGAGTGAAGACATATCGAAGATTAATTACCGCGAAGTTATTGAGTATTCATTGGATCCCTTAATTGTTCATACAGATCTAAAGATCATTTATGTTAACCATGCGGCTGAATTATTCTTTAATGGAAAAAGAGAAGATATCATTGGAGCAAGCCCGTTAGATATTTTTCATGAGAGTTCTAAATCAGCGATTCGAAAAAGAATTCAGTCGGCTTATGCTAAGCCTGCAGAAGTGATAGAGGAATCCATCTTCAAACTGGACGGTACAACTGCAGATGTGGAGTTATATTGTCACCCGGTCTTAATTGAGGACACGAAAGCCATTCAAACTTATGTAAGAGATATCTCTGAGAAAAAACTAACTGAGAGAAAAAGCCAGGAATTGATGAATCAAATCAATGAACTTTCAGCTACTCTCGTGCCTCTTTTAAACGGAATAGCCATTCTTCCTTTAGTTGGTTCAATTGACGAGGAGCGGGCAAAACATCTTTTGAATCTTGTTCCTATTAAAGCGAAACAACAGAATGTACACTCTTTGATTATCGATTTCTCAGGTATCTTGCAATTAGACAAAGTTGTAACAGATTATCTCTTCAAGATTAATCACGTTCTCTCTATGCTTGGTATAAAGTCTGTCTTTACCGGCATGAGACCCGAGCTTGCGATAGAAGCAGTTGAAATGGATATCAGCTTGTTATCATCACCAACTATGTCTACAGTAAAAGATGCTTTGGATTACCTAGGCGTGCATTAA
- a CDS encoding sulfurtransferase TusA family protein, translating to MKKTLEVMGMVCPFPLVEAKEAMKEIQTGDELEVQFDCTQGTESIPRWAAEAGHEVTAYEQLGEAAWTITIKKK from the coding sequence ATGAAAAAAACATTGGAAGTAATGGGGATGGTTTGTCCATTCCCGCTAGTAGAAGCAAAAGAAGCAATGAAAGAAATTCAAACGGGCGATGAGCTGGAAGTTCAATTTGACTGTACACAAGGTACTGAATCCATCCCACGCTGGGCTGCCGAGGCAGGTCATGAAGTGACGGCATATGAACAATTAGGCGAAGCTGCTTGGACTATTACAATTAAAAAGAAATAA
- a CDS encoding YeeE/YedE family protein — protein MLQMILTGLLCGALLGFVMQRGRFCLTGGFRDMYLSKDNRMFYALLIAIAIQSVGVYTMISLGLFEFNAGSLPIVAVIIGSFIFGIGIIFAGGCATGTWYRAGEGLIGSWIALAGYMLVAAMMKTGVLLPLDTAVKEVQVESNSIAATFGLNNWVLIAILVVIVGFVVFRTIRKPTVKIPGLKPKKTGLAHILFEKRWHPFVTAILIGLIAILAWPLSIATGRIAGLGITTPSANILQYLVTGELSFINWGVFLVLGIFLGSLFAAKMSGEFRFRLPDLKTTINSFSGGLMMGFGAALAGGCSIGNGLVMTAMMTWQGWISLGFMMLGTWTASYFVFVRPRKKASQTTQAATA, from the coding sequence ATGCTTCAAATGATCTTAACAGGTTTACTATGCGGGGCGTTGCTTGGATTTGTTATGCAACGTGGTCGTTTTTGTTTAACAGGCGGCTTTCGTGATATGTATTTATCAAAAGATAATCGCATGTTTTACGCGCTATTAATTGCAATAGCTATCCAAAGCGTTGGTGTTTATACAATGATCAGTTTAGGGTTATTCGAATTTAATGCTGGTTCACTGCCGATTGTTGCTGTAATCATTGGATCCTTTATTTTCGGTATCGGTATTATCTTTGCTGGCGGATGTGCCACAGGTACTTGGTATCGCGCAGGAGAAGGATTAATCGGCAGCTGGATTGCATTGGCTGGCTATATGCTTGTAGCTGCCATGATGAAAACAGGCGTTTTGCTGCCACTGGACACAGCAGTAAAAGAAGTACAGGTAGAGTCTAACTCAATTGCCGCAACATTTGGTTTGAATAACTGGGTTTTAATAGCTATTCTTGTAGTGATTGTCGGGTTTGTTGTTTTCCGCACTATAAGGAAACCAACAGTCAAAATTCCCGGGTTAAAACCGAAGAAAACCGGTCTTGCACACATTCTTTTTGAAAAACGCTGGCATCCATTTGTCACTGCCATTCTTATCGGACTCATCGCTATACTTGCTTGGCCTTTAAGTATCGCTACCGGTCGGATTGCCGGATTAGGAATTACAACTCCTTCTGCTAATATTCTGCAATACTTAGTTACAGGGGAACTAAGCTTTATCAATTGGGGCGTATTCCTTGTACTCGGTATTTTCTTAGGTTCTTTATTTGCTGCAAAAATGAGTGGTGAATTCAGATTCAGGCTGCCTGACCTTAAAACGACAATCAATAGTTTTAGCGGCGGATTAATGATGGGCTTTGGAGCAGCTTTAGCCGGAGGCTGTTCGATTGGGAATGGTCTAGTTATGACTGCAATGATGACATGGCAAGGATGGATATCTCTGGGGTTCATGATGTTAGGTACATGGACTGCGTCATACTTTGTATTTGTACGTCCACGAAAAAAGGCTAGTCAAACCACACAAGCAGCGACTGCTTAA
- a CDS encoding immunoglobulin-like domain-containing protein: MKQIIFLLLLIFIAGCETELEPSKYADELTSAKDVLLEIEADNIETVDGFKFRIKNNSEFPIAIGRAYVLEKYDKKKEEWLQIPLKDNVGFHEDGIIIDPGSESSFFASFDAFNYSFPKGDYRIIKVLSSEGDGILLYDDFKIDR; this comes from the coding sequence GTGAAGCAAATCATTTTTCTATTGTTATTGATCTTTATAGCTGGTTGTGAGACAGAGCTTGAGCCAAGTAAGTATGCAGATGAGTTGACGTCTGCAAAGGATGTACTGCTCGAAATAGAAGCTGATAACATAGAAACGGTAGATGGTTTTAAATTTCGTATAAAAAACAATAGTGAATTTCCCATTGCTATAGGTCGTGCATATGTACTTGAAAAGTATGATAAGAAGAAAGAAGAATGGTTACAGATACCACTTAAAGACAATGTGGGTTTTCATGAGGATGGCATAATCATTGATCCTGGTTCTGAATCCAGTTTTTTTGCATCATTCGATGCTTTCAATTACAGCTTTCCAAAGGGTGATTACCGCATAATAAAGGTTCTGTCTTCAGAAGGAGATGGGATTTTATTGTATGATGATTTCAAAATTGATAGATAA
- a CDS encoding TIGR01777 family oxidoreductase: MRKVVIAGGTGFIGEFFQKRFQELGYEVSIISRQKQHIHWDDKLSIQETLEDAELLINLAGKSVNCRYNGTNKQEIMNSRITTTKILGEAVQSCSNPPELWINSSTATIYRHAEDRPMTEADGEIGSGFSVDVATKWEDAFFSFRLSETRQVALRIAIVLGKDGGVMTPYRNLVRFGLGGIQGSGKQMFSWIHIEDLFQIILFLREKKHLSGVFNCSAPQPVTNRELMHTLRKELNTPLGLPAPKWMLEIGSVFIRTETELVLKSRWVIPDRLKREGYNFRFKTLGHTLQDILHHE, translated from the coding sequence ATGAGAAAAGTGGTCATAGCTGGAGGAACAGGATTTATCGGGGAATTCTTTCAAAAGAGATTTCAGGAATTAGGTTATGAGGTCAGTATTATCTCAAGGCAAAAACAACACATCCACTGGGATGATAAATTATCCATTCAAGAAACATTGGAAGATGCTGAACTTCTCATAAACCTTGCTGGGAAATCTGTTAATTGCCGATACAATGGAACGAATAAGCAGGAAATAATGAATTCCAGGATTACTACTACTAAGATATTGGGTGAGGCTGTCCAGTCCTGCAGCAATCCTCCTGAACTTTGGATTAATAGCAGTACGGCCACCATCTATCGTCATGCGGAAGATCGTCCGATGACAGAAGCTGATGGAGAAATTGGTTCAGGGTTCTCAGTCGATGTTGCCACGAAATGGGAGGATGCATTCTTTTCGTTTAGGTTGTCCGAAACAAGGCAGGTCGCTTTGCGCATTGCTATTGTTCTAGGTAAAGATGGAGGAGTCATGACCCCGTATCGGAATTTGGTCCGTTTCGGATTGGGAGGGATACAAGGCTCGGGAAAGCAGATGTTTAGCTGGATACATATCGAAGATTTATTTCAAATCATACTTTTCTTAAGAGAAAAGAAACACCTGAGCGGCGTTTTCAATTGTTCTGCACCGCAACCTGTTACAAACCGAGAATTGATGCATACACTGAGAAAGGAATTGAATACTCCATTGGGCTTGCCTGCTCCTAAATGGATGCTGGAGATAGGATCCGTTTTCATTCGGACTGAAACAGAGTTGGTTCTGAAGAGCCGTTGGGTTATACCTGACCGTTTGAAACGTGAAGGGTATAACTTCAGGTTTAAAACACTTGGCCATACTTTACAAGACATTCTGCATCATGAATAG
- a CDS encoding DinB family protein: MQLFFKYNWMVREEWYQWCEELNEEELLLDRTGGKGSILHTLFHIVDVEWSWIRLIQDKTDFQDSFDAYKSLKKVRELNADLHLEVESFVNKWDANMEGRIFYDTLSDGRVLTDTWGEVMRHIIAHEIHHIGQLSIWAREIGKSPVSANFIGRGLTSYFNK; this comes from the coding sequence TTGCAATTATTTTTTAAATATAACTGGATGGTTAGAGAAGAATGGTATCAATGGTGTGAAGAGTTGAATGAAGAAGAACTGCTACTAGACCGCACGGGTGGAAAGGGAAGTATATTACATACACTTTTCCATATAGTTGATGTCGAATGGAGCTGGATACGTCTCATACAAGACAAAACCGACTTCCAGGACAGTTTCGATGCTTATAAGAGCTTGAAAAAGGTTCGAGAATTAAACGCTGATCTTCATTTAGAAGTAGAAAGCTTTGTTAACAAATGGGATGCTAATATGGAGGGACGTATATTTTACGATACCTTATCAGATGGAAGAGTTTTAACGGATACTTGGGGTGAAGTCATGCGACATATTATTGCTCATGAAATTCATCATATTGGGCAATTATCAATATGGGCAAGGGAAATCGGAAAAAGCCCAGTTTCTGCAAACTTCATAGGGCGAGGTCTTACTTCTTACTTCAATAAATAA
- a CDS encoding RDD family protein — protein MYEFNRAGFGIRFFASIIDMFILIIPISILLYFIQGEFSIEWSDGYLWDIGYVIYLTVLPVLWKGYVIGKRLMGIKIKRTDGGDVTFTNMILREVVGNGLLVLVTLGISLLISAVMVLIMEDRHGLHDLIGGTYVIHTR, from the coding sequence ATGTATGAATTTAATCGTGCAGGATTTGGAATCAGGTTTTTCGCTAGTATCATCGACATGTTTATTCTTATTATTCCCATCAGTATCCTGCTCTACTTTATACAGGGGGAATTTTCTATTGAATGGTCAGATGGCTACTTATGGGATATTGGATATGTTATATATTTGACAGTACTTCCTGTTCTATGGAAAGGATATGTCATTGGAAAGCGGCTTATGGGAATTAAAATCAAACGAACAGACGGAGGAGATGTCACGTTTACCAACATGATTCTTCGAGAGGTCGTAGGCAATGGACTGCTGGTATTAGTTACTTTAGGTATATCATTACTGATTAGTGCTGTTATGGTGCTTATAATGGAGGATAGGCATGGTCTCCATGATTTAATAGGCGGTACATATGTAATACACACTCGATGA